From Camelina sativa cultivar DH55 chromosome 7, Cs, whole genome shotgun sequence, one genomic window encodes:
- the LOC104702254 gene encoding nucleolin-like: MGKRRFQKAKEPSSVTVAEASSPTESQTTRRRRGRPRKNLENPEGFKKEESEEDEDYEEYEDEEEDDEEAEVLINREKQKKKVRSSSSAEEEQKLKHEELEEEEEEKPEMTTMKAVVPQPSSRRSRRKSTPVKSW, translated from the coding sequence ATGGGGAAGAGAAGGTTTCAGAAAGCAAAGGAACCGTCGTCAGTGACGGTAGCTGAAGCTTCATCTCCCACGGAGTCTCAGACGACAAGGAGACGAAGAGGAAGGCCAAGGAAGAATCTTGAGAACCCTGAAGGtttcaagaaagaagaatccGAAGAAGACGAGGATTACGAAGAGTatgaggacgaagaagaagatgatgaagaagcgGAGGTACTTATTAACagagagaagcagaagaagaaagttaGGAGTAGTAGTAGTGCGGAAGAAGAGCAAAAGTTGAAACATGAAGAattagaggaggaggaggaggagaagccgGAGATGACGACGATGAAGGCGGTGGTTCCACAGCCGTCGTCTAGACGGTCGAGGAGGAAAAGCACGCCGGTTAAGAGttggtaa